Part of the Nothobranchius furzeri strain GRZ-AD chromosome 2, NfurGRZ-RIMD1, whole genome shotgun sequence genome, TTTCGGGGCCTACTTCGGTCTCGCAGTGGCTCGAGTTCTTTACCGACCCAATTTAAGGAACGGACACGAGAACGAGGGATCTGTTTATCACTCTGATATGTTTGCTATGATTGGTAAGAGACCGTTACTTCACTAATTGGGTTACTAAGTGTTCTGATCAAAGccacgaagtaaaaagatccacacaagtccagtagcaacaaagccaggtcacaatcagtgtgtgattttgtagcctcctttagctccctcaagttAACGTAGGTTGCACCTATGGTCACTCTGGTTTCAGCTCTACTTTTacgtccaggctccgccatgattctAACAAAAAAGAAATTtttttcttctaatggttttattTGACAGTTGGCTCACTGAcagagctaactgctagcctttatattagccaCTGGCACAGTAAACAACAATTAAAGCAGGTAGATACCTCCCACTGGTGTTGCTGAGCCACAAAACCGTTAAGTGcactttctggtcagcagagggcgacagagTGCTTTCTAACATGAAGTTGTTCAAGTTTATGGCTCAAGAATCACTAAAACCAGTTTAAAAGCAATACCTTAAAGTGTTGCTTTaacatttaaattttttattcATTAATTCTAATTTTTTTCATCTGTATTAATTTATTTGTGTGTTAATTTATTTATGCAATAACTTTGTTTTGGAGTTTTTCTGCCTTGAAGACTATACTGCAGTGTATTTAGACACTTATTTCGTTGTGCGTGTGCCACCAAGTGGACACAAACAGCTGTGCAGCTTCATGCTCAACCATGACTCATGTTCCACAGGAACCGTCTTCCTGTGGATGTTCTGGCCCAGTTTTAACTCGGCCATCGCTGATCCAGGCCTGCCTCAGCTCACCGCAGTGATCAACACCtacctctccctggccacctgcGTGCTGTCCGCCTACGCCATCTCCAGTCTCGTGGAGCACAAAGGGAAACTGGACATGGTCGGTGCTCCTTCCCTCCAGGAATCTGGCCTCATCTAAAATTCAAACATCGGGTTCAAGCCCTGTTTTTGTGTCTGCAGGTTCACATTCAGAACGCCACTCTGGCTGGTGGTGTTGCAGTGGGAACTTGTGCCGACATGAACATTGATCCATTTGGAGCCATGCTGATTGGATTTATAGCTGGCATCATCTCCACCCTGGGATTCAAATATCTCTCTGTGAGTCCGCTTTTTTAGAAAAAGTCCAAATTTTAAGTTTAAACATAAGAAATGCACTTGAAAATTGGCCTGGTTCAGCAATGCATCTGAAAGCTAGCATTTATCATTGGTAgaattgattaattaaaaggactTGGTTAATCAAACTATAGATTTTCAGTCAGGAGcaaacagcattttttttttttttttttttttgcttctttgtagcCCATCCTGGCCTCCAACCTGGGGATCCAGGACACCTGTGGAGTCCACAACCTGCACGGCATGCCGGGTATCCTGGGTGGACTGGCTGGCATCGTGGCTGTGGCTTTAGGAAAGAAGAACGGGTAAATCTCACGCCTGCAGACACACAGAAAACCCGTTTCTGCTGATGAACAGAAATTTTATTCTCTATTTGAATTTCAGCTCTGCGTCCATGCAAGCTGCAGCCTTGGCTTCATCCCTCGGGTTCGCTCTGATTGGAGGAGCCATCACAGGTGAGGGCTAAGCCTAATAAAAGTGCAACAAAAGAAAGTCACAACAATAAATTAATCAAACAATTTCCTCTTTGAGGCTTAATAATGAAGCTGCCCTTCTGGGGACAACCTCCGGACCAGAACTGCTACGATGACTCTCTTTACTGGGAGGTGAGAAATCCCACTCCTCATAAACGCCATCAGAAATGGAAGATGGGATATTTTATTAAGTTAGCACTTTTGGGGCTCGAGCATCAATCGGCTTCTGTTGCACGTTCACGTTGGTGATAATATTCTGCTCTGTGTCTTCAAggttcctgaggaagaggaggagaatgaAGGGAGCTTGGCTCCAGCAGATCCTTCCAAGAATAAAGCAGAAGCTTAAATGCCTGCAGAGTGAAGATGTCCTTCCTTTAAAGCTTCTGTtgtcagttacacttttgtgattTGACAAAACAACACTTAAAACCACTCAGTTAATCTTTTGAAGAGCCTTACGTATAAATGTGTTACTATTTCCCCTCAGTGCCGTTTACATTTGTATTAATGGAGAAAATAACATTTGAATtggaattgttttgtttttaatcaaaGAAGCGTTTGATCAAAACAAAAAGAATAAACTCCATACCTTAGCAGCCCAAAAGGGGAAAGTTTTATAAGCTTTTCAATGAAATTATGTTATTTTAAACATTGCCCTAGCTTGTACGTTTCAGACTTTTTCTCGCAGGTGCAAACCAGCTGAGACAGACAGAAGCTTTGGTCTGTTACCTCACCGGAGCTCGCTCCTTGTGCATGAAATGCATCATAGCCAATAGACCTTAATATGATTTATCTTTACTACTTCCAAACATTTTCCCATCATTGTGAGGACACTTGTACAATTTTGCATGAGATTGCTGTTACTGAACACAAGATGTTTAACTGTgttattatttctttttttggAGCAAATGTATTTTTTACATGTACATACAGACAGGTTGATATGGTCAGTTTTGTCACCTCTAACATCTGGTACTGGATATTTTTTCAGTTATTTTCAACAGAAAAGCATCAATCTGGCCTCAATTGACAAAAACACTGTAGGATTACAGAAAAACTTCTGTCAAATCACACTTTAACGCAAAAACTAAAACTGTGTTCAAAACATAGAACTGAAAGATTGATGAAACTGACTACAAATAGACTACTTATAGGAAattattaagttttttttaatgatttgtgTTGCCAAGAACACTGAAACTCATCAGGATTTTTTACACAGtaggctttttttgtttttgtttgtataaAATACAAATACTGTcataataaatgtgtttttgtaCAACACTGCTGCTCATGTGTTGCTATTTATTTATAAGAGAGCTTCAACAATGACACACAAAAAACAAAGAATTACATCATATTTTTGTAGAAGCAATAAAGTTGTTTGTTTCCTTTCTTTTTGCCTCTTTTACTTGAAACGTGAGAAGCTCTAAGTTGAAGCTCTAATTTTCTCCAATAAAGTTGATTTCTTTGTTCCTTTTTTGCCTTGAACTTAAATATTTGAAACACAAACGTCACACTGGAAACTTAAATAGAATAAAAATTATAATTGTAAGATGTAAAAGTGGATTTTTCAGGTTGCAAATCCGTTTTAGACTCTTTCACTAATAATGTATCTCCAACAGCGTCATCACGTGGTCAAAATATTAACCCATCTATGTAGAAGCGCCTGTTATTCCTGTTCATGCCGACAGGGGCGCTGTGGCAAAATTAGCACCATTTGTTTTGAACGAGCTAGCCGCGGTGCATTATGGTCTAGACAATGTCCAGGATTGCCATTTAGCGCAAATTGACCAAATATAACAGCAAAACAATATTTATACACGTTTTAACTTCATCCAGTGGATGCGGTGGGAGTGAATACGTGTTTTGTGCCAGTTTTTACTCGTTATTATGGTGAGTACAGAACAAAAACTGTCACCGACCTGTGTTTTAGCGTTAGCGTTTAGTTGGATAATGTAGCTTTGATGTTATTTAGAGAACGGGCTTAAATGAAAACCTGTTTGATGTAAAATAGCCTTTAAAAATCTCGTTATGTTTTCTAGTCAACAAAAACAGAATGCAGGGTGTCCAGCTCCACGTCCAGAACAGAAGAGAGGAGGAAGTCAAGGAGCAGAGGTGAGGTAGCTTTCATTGTGTTGTTTTGCTTTCTAGGGGATTAAAATGCTTTTGTTCTGGTCATTTATAAATGCACAGTCACTACATATATGCTTATCGGCTTCACCCAACTGCAAGATTATATAGTAGGAAATAAACAATGGATGGAATACCTTCCCACGTATTTCAGCATCTACCCCATAAAAACAACAGCTGTCTTTGTGACCCCAACCATCTTTAATTCAAATTAGACACGCATTACTAATAAACAGATATAATGGAAACTAATTAAGAACTAATTTTAATAATTTATGTAAATTAATAtctttctgcttttcccgggatccaatgattgccttttcttgttcattttgttttccctttcctcacatcacttgcttttctctgtttttatattttttgtaatttttttatttatttgtttttgattatttttgttcctgagttaagtttttatttattgcaagtaatattaatcactgttatcgcatatcgcaggtttttctAAACTCGTGCAGCCCTAAACATAACTGTGAAGAGAAAAATCTGAATGAGTCTGAATCTGCTTTTTCTTTTGTTAATGTCTGTTTTTCATTAGAACGAGAGAAAAGGAAGCGGAAGCGAAGTCGTAGTAGATCTTCCTCATCATCTTCCAGTTCGTCGTCTTCACAATCAcggtcttcctcctcctcttcatcttcattgtcctcctcctcctcttcgggTTCATCACAGTCATCTAGCAGCAGCCGGAGTAGCTCAAGCAGTAGTGGTAAGTGTACCATCAAAGAGTAGCCAAGATATCCTGCCCTAGGGCTGGGCAACCGATTTGGAATAGATTTCATATCAGTTTTGTCAGATCGATTCATTAGGCCTAAGATCGATTTTTCCCTTTGGACCAGAGTGGCCCGTCGTTTGCTGCAATACCCAGCACTATACTGCACTATTAATCCTTTGAGATTCATTACAGGATTAGGTCATTGATGCTTTAAACCGGGGgttggcaacccgcggctctggagccgcatgcggctcttccatccatctgatgcggctctctgtgcttgtaaaataatgactggatatttaaataaaatgctttatattttactgcataaattttacatctgaatgccaattctaaatgtaaagattgtctgcgtaaacctgaacagttccaacccggtcttactgtgtgaccgggttgacgggtcacacttgtgcgtaatcatatcggcgcttctgagctgaagaggatgtgagattctcggattctcctcagacggctcctggatgtgtcgccacattggagacaggaacaagcgctattcagccaaagtttcataatcagggaacattttctaagtgacaagtctctctgagagaccgggtttggaaaacgctcgcttcagtggtaggaaccttcccgcatgcgctctggttctgcgacgcgctccaagccaatctccacaacttcagctcgctgtgcaccataTGTATGCGCTGaccgtgagctgcgctgagcagtgtccagctcagatgttcaaatgggaatcttttcttgagtgatttagctacatctgcgatgtgcgtagagtaaagtgtcagttcgtctgcatgcgtcggggtaattctttttattctttctccgtcaaagtaAACGGTCAAACATGGGAActatccagtcaacacaagccctgcttttaactgttctgttttcttgtgaaaattgttacaaagagataaaattaaacttgattaacaccagagacaggcgcactgcgccgttatctccgtcgctgtaaatgagggaaaaacaaaatgatcggatccttttctgaccttccccacctacaaagtttaattacaacaatcaaacgtgacagagcctggatttgtattctgaacagtctaaacatgttttaaaaagaaacgtgtgataaaagtggcacctgctcagtaaaaccaccaacagggtgaaaaatatcaaaatattgtaggcagagacgggctacagcttctggatccactttatataaatcgttttattaattatcgtcttatgaaagataactttgatgtacacgagcgaccggtaccggctgctgtcacctgttgtgattggttaaagcagctctcagatgtctgagggtaggccccgcccacaacgccgcggctgctgtggctcccagtgtattctttactgtgggaaacgggtaataatggctctttgatgggaacaggttgccgacccctgctttAAACACACCATTATGAATAAAAGTGTGTCGTTGTTCTCGTAGTCTGGTTTTAGAAACAAAAACCTCTGATttatttgctctttaaagggacattatggaagtttgacagccaaaacgtgtatagaaataataaatgtcttcttcatacattctcctgcaatgtcctggtcctgtagaatgagccctggcatttttactgtgattgcctgtttttctgtaaaatcacagaaaaagagagatgc contains:
- the rhag gene encoding ammonium transporter Rh type A — translated: MPAYATNMRLKFPILALILEIITIILYAVFAVYDDGIGHDSHHNATESNPMELYPMFQDVHVMIFIGFGFLMTFLKRYGFSSVGVNLLLAAFGLQWGLLMQGIWHMDHGKIKVNIFKMINADFSTATVLISFGAVLGKTSPVQLLIMTILEITIFSINEHLVANILEANDVGASMIIHAFGAYFGLAVARVLYRPNLRNGHENEGSVYHSDMFAMIGTVFLWMFWPSFNSAIADPGLPQLTAVINTYLSLATCVLSAYAISSLVEHKGKLDMVHIQNATLAGGVAVGTCADMNIDPFGAMLIGFIAGIISTLGFKYLSPILASNLGIQDTCGVHNLHGMPGILGGLAGIVAVALGKKNGSASMQAAALASSLGFALIGGAITGLIMKLPFWGQPPDQNCYDDSLYWEVPEEEEENEGSLAPADPSKNKAEA